Sequence from the Fodinibius salicampi genome:
GCAGCAGTTCCCCCTCATAAACAAGAATGCCGGTCGGCGATCCTGCACCGGTCTGCAGTAAATTCGGAATTGACCCGGGGTCGTTTTGATACCAGTGGCGGGTGGGAATATCATCGGCCATACCCGTACGGCGCGTGCGCCATCCCGCCCCGGTCAGTTCATCCGTGTACCCATAGTTCCCGTACTCCATGACATAATTGATGCGGACGCCCTTATTGCCGTCATCGTCGTTATCGGACTGCCAGAGGGTCCCATAAGAATCAACCGCGACCTCGTAGTTATTACGAAAATTATGGGCCAACACTTCAAATTCACTGCCATCTAGGTTACAGCGGAACACCATCCCCTGCCGGTACGGGTCGCCGCCAGTTTTTACTTCATTGCCAAATATATCTTTGACGATATTGTCATCTGCGTCTTTTATAACCTTGCCCTCATTACCGGTATTAAAGTACAGCTTACCATCCGGACCAAATACAAAAGCGTGGACCCCGTGATCGTGCTGTTCTCCTTCAATTCCGCTAAATAAAATTTCCTTCTCGTCAGCTTTATCGTCACCGTCCGTATCGGTAAAAATAAAGATATGCGGACTCCGTGAAACAATCACCCGGTTATCGAGCACCATAATACCCAGTGCCGAATTAATATCGTTCCCCTGGTAAAATACCTTACTGGTATCGGCCCGGCTATCTCCGTTGGTGTCCTCCAAAATGACAATCCGGTCTCCGTCGGGTTTTATCGGATTATCTGGGTTTAAGCTCGGCCGGTAGTTATGCCCCTCGGTCACCCACACCCGGCCCCGGCCGTCAATATCCATATTAGTGGGATTTACCAACATATCTTCAGCAGCAAACAAGGTCGTTTCCAATCCCTCCCTGGTTTCAAGCCCGGTCAGGGCGTGCTCGGCATTTCGTTTTTCGGAGTCGCTGAGCTGCTCAATATCTTGTTGATTTTCAGAACAGCCGACAAAAGTTATAAAAAAAACGCAAATTATAGGCCACAATTTCAGTGGGCTGTAGCCTGAAATAGATTTTTCTAGGTGTTTATTTTCCATTTTTTAAAAAAAATTTAGCAGTAAATAGTATAGAATACGAAGCAGATTCATCATAAATCTGCTTCGTATTAATAGGGATATAAGGGAAAGAGGTTATTGGAAATAGTTTATTTATAACTCAATAATCTAATTCCAGGCATTTCCCGGGTCACAAAAAACATATTTCCTAGTTATACCCGGGATTTTGCTCCAGGTTTTCGTTTCTATCCATCTCGTACCGGGGGATAGGCACAAAATAGGCGTTATCATTCCACTGACGCTGGTCAATTTCAACGACGTTATACTCATAAGTATAACTGCCGTCATTGTTCAGTCTCCCTATGATGTTGACGCCCTCTCCGTTTTCGTATACATCAGGGGCGATCATCCAGCGGCGTACATCGAAATAACGATGATCTTCAAACGCCAGCTCAATTCTCCGTTCATTTCGGTATCTCTCCAACAGATCCTGCCCGGTCTCTGTAATTTCGGGCATGCCTGCTCTTTGCCGTATGGTATTGAGGGCCGTACGCGCATCCCCCTCATCTCCGAGCTCTATTGAAGCTTCGGCATAGTTCAGCAAAATCTCAGCATACCGTATAAAAATCCAGGGGACTTCCTGCCGAAAAAACTGGTGATTAACATTGGGATCCAGAAATTTCCGCATGTAGTAGCCTGTATAGGTTCCGTTCCAGTCTTCAATAGGACCGTCACGAGTATCCAGACCAGGACGCAGCTCATTTTGGCCCTCTACTTCAAATGAAGCAGTTTCTACAATACCCTCCGGATCCAGATCAGTCATATCTGACGGACGCTCTCTCCACTGTGAACCGTTATAAAAAATAGAGGCGTAAAAACGCGGGTCGCGATTTTCATACGGTGATTCCCCATAAGACGGATCTCCATTTTGGTACGCCTGCCAGCTAAATTCGGTTCCATCCGACATCTCGTAGGCGTCAACCATTTGTCCCGTAGGTGTGTCTCCACCCCAGTTGTGCCAGCCATTGGGCCCGTGAAACAGTCCCATGTCTGCTTCAAACCACTGATAACTTTGGTTCTGCAAAAAATATCGCGCAAAGATAATTTCTTCGTGATCTTTCTGGAGGAACAGATCAGCATAATTTTGAGCTGTGGAATCTCCAGGAGCCGGGTTTTCCCGGTAGAGGCTATAGCCGAGATCCATAACTGCTTCAGCAGCAGCCTTGGCTCGCTCCCAGCGTTGTGACTGGTCGCCACCGGTATAGCCGGTATAATCGTTTCCACTGGGATTCTCTGCATACAGATCACTAGCTGCATAAGTGAGAATACGAGATTTCAGTGCAAGTGCCGCACCTCGGCTGGCATGAGCTTTGTCCCCTTCAATAACGGTTGGCAGCATCGATGCTGCAACATCCAAATCTTCGACCATAAAGTTGATACAATCTTCGAATGAATCGCGCTCAACCAAAAAGTCATCATCAAGATTGAAGGTTTTTTTAATAATTGGTACTCCTCCATGCAATTTAACCAGATTGTGATAGAAATACGCCCGCAGGAAGTGAACCTCTCCGGTCAAACGATCCTTGAGATCCTGGTTAATTGGAGATTCCTCAATATTTTCCAGAAATACATTTATGCTCCGGATATTACTGTAGAGGTCATCCCAGTGAAAATGATCGAAAGGAGCTACTGCTCCATCCCCGAATAAGCCTAACTCATCTGGTGTCATGTTGCTTTGTTTTATCGGGGTGTCATTCCATCCATGGGTAATGATCGTTTCATCAACCCCAGAACTCACATTCACAGCAAAGAACCCATGACCAACACCCTGGTAGATATCATTAACATACGATTCCACCAGTGCAGGATCATTCCACAAATCACCCTCTGATATCTGATCTAGTGGTTTCTTGTTAAGAATCTGATCATCACAGGATGTGACAATCACTGCAATACAAATAAGAAATAAGAACTGTTTGACTATTAAATTCTTCATAGCTATCAATATTTAAAAGGTTAACGAGATTCCGGCATTAAAAACTCTTTTTTGCGGATAGTACTGTCCGGAGCTACTGGATGCCTCCGGATCAAATACGTTAAGCTTGTCAAGAGTCAACAGGTTATATCCACTCACATAGATCCGCATATTTTGAACCCCTACTTGTTCACCCAGACTGGCCGGAAGGTTATACCCGATCTCTACAGATTTCAACCGAAGATAATCCGCACTTCTCAGAAAGTATGTATTCTGATTGCTCGTCCAATACTCATCTGTTCTGTTGTATGTGCGCGGATGTTCAGTATCCGAATTCTCCGGAGTCCAGCGTTTGTCTGCATAACTCTGCATGAAATTACCTATTTCACCCGATTCGGTAAATACATAGCGCACAGCTCCGGTTGCCCCTTGTAGCAGGGTGGAAAAGTCAAAGTTTTTATATGCCGCATCGAGTGTCAGACCAGCTGTAAACCGGGGCATTTCATTTTTGTCTATACGCACTCGATCCAAGCCATTGATTTCTCCATCACCGTTTACGTCAACAAATTTAATATCTCCAGGCCGGGCTCCGGGCCAGCTTGGATTCGCATCTATCTCCTGTTGATCATTGTAGACCCCATCTGCACGGTAGTACAAACCCGTATTCATGGGACTGCCCGTAGATCGCTGATAATCAGGTACACCTGGAGACTCATCCCAGTACTGTATTTTGTTATAGGCATATCCGGCATTTCCACCAATATCAAATGACAGATCTCCAAACTGATCGGAATAGGTTATTCTTCCGTCAAAACCGGAATTAACCACTTCGCCTATATTTTCCCGTGGCAGAGAAAACCCTGCCGTTGTAGGAATAGAAGCATTACGCCACCAGAGGATATCTGAGCGGAGGTAGTAAAAATAATCGGCTTCTATCATCAGCCTGCTATCGAGCATTTCAGCATCGAATCCGACATCAAACTGGTTGGCCACCTCCCAGGTAACGTTGGAATTGGGAATACGCTCCTGCTGCAGGCTTTTAACAAGATTAGTCTGTTCAAAAATATATCCATTACCGAACCCGTAAGTAGTCAAATACTGGAACGGTTCGATGCGGTCATTACCGGTTTGTCCCCAGCTCGCACGAACCTTAAATCCTTCCAAAAATGAAACATTTTCTTGCCAGAACGATTCTTCGGACAGGCGCCATCCTATAGAGATACCGGGAAAGAATCCGTATCGTTTCCCCTCCGGGAATATAAAGGAACCATCATAACGGCCGACAAACTCAACAAGATACTTCTCATTGTAATTGTAGTTTATACGTCCAAAGTAGTTTTGACGGGCCCCCTCAAAAGCACTACCATTATTGTCTTTCTGTTCTTCCGAACCGGCAAAAAGCTGGTCAATGGAACTAGACAAATATCGTTCGCGATAGGCACTAAAGTACTGATTTTGAAACGTCTGTCGTTCAACACCGAGCAGCAAATTGAATGCATGATCTCCAAAATCTTGCTGATAACGCCCAATCAGGTTAAGCGTTGCCTGGTAGTTGTCGGCGGCATCCTGTGTTAACTGGGGTTCGTTCAGTCCCCTTTTAGCGCGCGTTAATACTGGATCGCCATTATCATCGTAAGTCTCATAATCCCAGGTGTAAAGGTACCACGGTGTTTCCCAGAGTTTATTAAACTGGTAATTCTTATCATAGGAAACATTGCTTTCAAATTCGAGCCCCTCGACAAAAGGAACATCAAACTCGACCTTTATATTACTTTGAAGAACATCCCGCTTATCACGGTTATATCCCGTAGCTTGAGTTCCGGTAACCACAGGATTATCACCGTATTCGATATCGGGACCGGGTCGTCCGTTGGGCCAATAGGCTGGAAGCGTTGGTTTACCCCGCATCAACGCACGGAACGTAGGTCCCACTCCTCGTATGGGTGCTTCTTGTAGCTCACGCCGCCCCGATAAATTCACTGAGATACTCAAATTGTCATTGATCTCTCCATCAATGTTACTTCTAAAATTATACTGGTCATATTTAAATCCACTATTTTTAAAAAAACCATTCTCATTAGCAGCCCCCAATGACAGGTAGTAATTGATCGTCTCACTGCCGCCCGAAACAGAGGCATTCATTTTATTCTGTTTAGATAGATCCTTAAAAGCCGCATTGAACCAGTCGGTATTGGGATGTGTCCAGGGGTTGGTTCCCTCCCGGTATTTTTGAATATCTTCCTGTGAATATCGTTCCTCGCGCCCGCGATACATGTCAATCTCATTGACCATCCGGGCATAAGTAGCAGCATCGGCCATTTCCGGTATCCTGGTAGGTTGCGTAAATCCCTGATTATAGGAAACAGAAACCTCTGGAGTTCCCTCCCGTCCACGTTTAGTAGTTACCAGGATAACGCCATTCGCAGCCTGTGATCCATAAATAGCAGCAGAGGCATCTTTTAATACCGTAATGCTTTCAATATCATTAGGATTCAGTCTGGATAATCCACCGGTCCTATTTGTGACTCCATCGATAACAACCAGTGGACTGTTATCACCCAAAGTATTACTACCCCGTATTTGCAATGTTGAGCCTGATTCTCCTGGCTGACCGGTATTATTTATGGCAACAACACCCGGTAGTCGTCCGACTAGATTATTTTCCGCATTGATAACAGGGGCTTTTGCGATGTCTTCACCTTGTACAGTTGAAATTGAACCTGTACTTGTGGCCTTAGTTTGAGTTTGATACCCAACAACTATCATTTCTTCTCCTGCAATAGCTCCAGGTGTCAACTGAATATCCAGTTGTTGTCGACCATTTATAGGCACTTCCTGGCTTTGATAACCGATATACGAAACTACTAATGTATCTTGCAAGGATGGGACTTCCAGTTCAAAATTACCATCTATATCAGTTGAAGCACCAATTGACGTACCTTTTACAAGAATATTAACACCGGTTAAGACTTCTCCAGATTGCGCATCGGATACAGTACCGTTTATCATCTCCTGAACAACCTGATTCTTTTCCCTGGTTTTCTCTTCTGGTTCGTAGATTCCATATGTTTTGGGATTTAGATACTTGAACACAAGTTTCTGATCCTTCAACAACTCATCAATTGCCTTTTCAACATTATTAGATAACAACCTTGTGGTGGAAACTTTTTTATCAACTAATACGCCTGTCCGGTATAAAAAAACTACATTAAACTGTCGCTCAATCTGTTCAAGAGCCTTATTCAAGCTCATCCCTTCTTCCACCAGAAGTTGATCATTTTCCTGACTTGATTCTGTTGGCAAAAGCAGAGAACCTAATGTTTGGGCTTGCGTATGGCTACCCACCATAGATATCCCTAATACTATTACCATGACTTTTAAAAATCGATATGCAGCGTTCTTCATAATCCTATCCCATTTTTCATTAACATTTCCCTTTTAGTTTTTGTTAACATTACAGCTATCTTTTCCAAAATATATTTTATCCCTATCCTCAGATTGATAAACCGGAATCTTAGTTACCTCCGAAACCGATCGCACCAGTCCTTCGAGTGATTTAAAATATATGGCTCCATCCAGTGTTATATCCGATAAATCGTTATCAACAAGCTCTACCTCAACGGCAAACCGCAGCTCAATAAATTTAGCCAACTCTTCTATACTCGTCTCATTGAACTTCATTGTGCCTGTTGCCCAGGAAGTATAAAAAGTGGGATTTACGAACTGCCTGTCTAAAACTTCTGATTTGGTGAACGTCAGCATTTCACCTTTTTTTACTTCTTCTTTTCCCCGGCTCTCGTTATCTACTTCAACTTTTCCTTCCTGCAATACTACACTGGAATGCCCATTGCGAATGGTCACTAAAAACTCCGTTCCTATGTCACGAACAATTCCATCAGGAGTACGTACTGAAAATATTGGTTCGGACTCTTCATTCCCTCCTTCTGCATCAAAGTAGGCCTCGCCCTCTAATACCACCTCAATCGTTTGATTGTGAAGGAGCCCAAGGGTATAGGTTACAGAAGAATTACTGTTCAGGGTAATAGCGGATCCATTAGAAAACGTTATGGTCTTGTGCTCACCCGCTCCCGTTGAAATGGTATGCTCTTCCGTAATTTGCTGGACCTGAGTCGAAGGAGCATTACTTTCAGGATATATATACAATCCTACCCCCACCATTGCACCGATAATTAATACCGCCGCTATGCGGTAAATCCATAGCGAATTGGAATTTCTATTCGGCAAATAGGTAATGTTAGCATCAGCCTTTCCCATCGTTGTATCGTATAGACGCCGCCACTCTTTTTTCATGTCCGGCTGATCGGGATCCTTAAATTCAAAACCCGCTATCTCGGCCATAGCCTTTTTGGCCTTTGCCCGATTTTCCTCACGGTCTTCAATCCAGTTATTCCATCTGCTGATCTCATTCTCACTGGCCGTGCCATTGACCATCCTGCGAAAGGATTGATTCTGAATGAGCTCCTGTACGGTATAATTGTTATTTTGCACGTTCAAATAATGATTTAAAAATAATTCTTTTCACAGTTCGGTATAGGAGAGTCAAAAAAATCCCGTGCGTACTCAAATTATTTCAAAAAAATTTTCAAATAGTACTTGAGGGAAAAAAAGCGTATCTCTACAATAAAGGAAGACGCTTAAATGACGATTGGAAGTAGAAAGGATATGTTGCCCCAAAATAGTCTATAGGAGTTTTCTCCTTGCAGAGTGGGAGGGGTCGGAAGTAAATATCTACACGAACCAAAGAAAAGATAGTAATAAAGAGATTACCAGTTTCATGATCTCAGTATCCAGCAGTGAACGAAGGGTCTCCATAGCCCTGTATATATGATTGCGTACCGATTGCCGATTGATGGACAATATCTGCTCTATTTCTCCATAGCTCATTCCATTATAATAGTGCAGGTAGATCACTTCTCTTTGGCGGTCTGAGAGCTGATTCAACGCTAGCCGAAGCTTCTTTTTCTGCTGAAATTTTACTTCATCCCTGATGATCAGTTCTTCTTTGTCAAACTGAATAAAATCCGCTTCATCAACTTCCTCTAAATCAGAATCAGTCTTCCGGTGGGCCTTTATTTTCTTCAGAATTTTTCGGCGTAACGATACAAACAGGTACACCCTGGGCGACTCAATATGGGTTAGTGCATCTCTTCTCTCCCAAATATTCCGGAATAGCTCTTGGATACAATCTTTTACCAATTCCGGCCGGTCACATAACTTAATACCGTAGCCATACATCGGCTTATAATAACGGTCAAAAAGAGCTTTAAAACAGCTCTCTTCACCGCGAATAAATTGCTCCCAAACTTCCCTATTTCCTTTTGAATTGTCCATGCCTGTAAATGTTATTGGTATGCCCTAATATATAGTATAAACCACTAAGGTACAGTACCATTAACCCTAACTATTGTTGGTAGTTGGTCATAGAGTAACCTTAATGATTTGCCCCTTTTGATCCCTCCAACAATCTTTTAAACCTATAAAAAAGAATAACTAAGTCAAATACTTTTTATACATATCCATTAAATAGTGAAATATTATTTCTTTCTGTATCATATTGCATCTGTTTAGCGAAAGTAGTCGCAGCTCTTCTTCTCCATATATTATTAAAGAAGTAGATTTTCACCCATTTTATTTTTAGCTTCTCCTGTAAGAGAAGTTTATATCAAAAAATTAATATTTATTTCATTTAAGACAGGTACTGAATGGGGTCAGGGATACAAGAAGAACGATCTTAAAGATAAAATGCTGAAAATCGAAGGTACGTGGTCCCGCCTGTATTTTACTATTAGCACAGATATCAGTACCAAACAGAACAACAAATTGTATTATAGCGAGTAATTTTGCATAATACATATAATCATTTACATAAAACGGCGTATAATAACAGTATGGCCCAGGGAAAACCCGCAACAGAAACAAAAAATGTACTTATTGTTGAAGATGACAATATTCAACAAATTGTTCTAGAACGGATGGTCAATCAAATTGGCCATACCGTAATAGGTTCAAGCTCGGCGGGAAGCAAGGCGATTGAATCTGCATTACGCATTGGAGCCGTTGATATTATTTTAATGGATATTAACCTGGCCGATGATATAGATGGCATTGAAGCTGCCCGTGAAATAAGCAAACATCGGGAAGTAAAGCTTATATACATCACCGGCACAGAAGACCCGGAGAAATTTAAGCGAGCCCAGGAAACAAATTATGTCGACTATCTTTTGAAGCCCATTAAAGAAGAGGAACTCCAAGAGGCCTTTTTTAAGGCCTTTCCTTCAAAAAAAGTTGATAACTGACTTTTAAAAGGCTTTATTAATTATATTAGGATATTTTAATTAGGGTTTGCCAGATATATCATTAAACTATGTTACCCATTTTACCCCATTGAAAATCAAGTCTCAGTCTTATGAAGGTTTCAGAAGCTTTTTTAGTCAACACTAAAAACTTCGATAAAATAATCGAAGCTCTTGTAAACTATGAGGATCGAGAGTTCGTCATAGACTCATCCCTTTTAGAAATGTTAGGCTATTCGGATCCCAATGATCTCCTTGTCGTAAGACTTCTTAAGGATTTATCTATTATTGATCAGGATGGAGAAGCCGGCAAATACTTTGATGAATTTCGTGATCCGGAAACCACAAAAAAAGCTTTGACCAGAGGAGTACTTGATGCCTATGCTCCCCTTTTCGAAAAAGATCCGCAAATTTATAAAGCGGATATCGGTGATTTAAAGAAGGCCTTTAATGAAGTGTTTAATGGGAAAAAAACTGATTTAATTGTAAAATATATTTCTGGTACTTTCCAGAAAATTACGAACTATTGCGGAGCTGGAACTATTGAAGCCGTAATGGACGAACGCGAAGAAGCCTTTGAAACAGAAAACGAATCGGAAGCGGAATTAGCCGTTGCCAACCATTCCTCAAATGGCATGTATCACGCAGGCCAAAACTCATCTATAGATATGGATAAAAATACCGAACACGACAGTGACAGCGGCAGTGCCAATCCCTACACCTCCAACAATACTGATAAACCTTCAAGAAATAATGATATTGGTACTGATCGAACGAGTGATTTTGAAGATTCTTCCTCTTACGATGATAGTGAAGATCAATCGGAGGCAGATTTTGATCCGTTTGAAACGGTAGATGATGAAGGGGAAGACTTTCAAGAGAAAGAAAAAAAGAAACAAACACAAGCAGTCGATAATGATCCTGTTGAGCTTAACACATCGCTGTCGGAAATAGACGTCAAAAAAACAGATGACGGACCGATAAATACCGCAAACGATAGCGATCAGGAAAACCTTGTTCAGCAAGCTCTTATACGAAAGTCAGAATTGCTTCACAAGCTTCAGCGCTGGGATGAACTTATTCCTACGCTGAATAAAATTATCCAGCGATTTGATAATACTGAGCATTCCTATCTGGAGGATGTTGTTTCCCAGTCTATTGTGCGCCGGGCTTTTGTTCTTGTCAAATTAAACCGAAATGACGAGGCTTTGCCTGCATTGGATAATGTCATCAATCGATTTAAAAATGCAAGTGACCAGCAGTTTTATAATCATGCATCGGTGGCCATGCTTCACAAAGCAGAGCTATTAGAGCATGAGGAAAATTATTCTGATCTTCTCCCGCTGTATGATTCTATTATCCGGCGACTCAGCGATAATGAAAATGAACAGATCAAAGGTAAAGTTGATCGCATTTTTAACAAGCGATATGAGCTGGTTTTAGATCAGGGAACACAGGATGAAATTCTTCAGGCAAGTGAACAGCTTATTGATCGCTTTAAAAATAACACGGAGTATCGCAATCAGCTTCAAAAAGCGATGATCAAAAAAGCTGAGATCCTGGAAGAAACTAACCGGGATGAAGAAGCACTTGAGGCTTACGATGAATTTCTGGCTATGTTTGAGTAAATGAAATTAGGTGAGTTAAGAGCAGAAACCTGATCCATTTTATCTTATCGAATGATTCCTTTGGAATGAGAGATCTTTTATTCCAAAGGGCAGATTGCATGCTCCTATATTCTTATATTATATCGACCGAGTTCCCATAAATGTCACAGGTTCTTAAGGCTGGCCTTACTCCCTTAAGCAGATTTTGAGGCAGAAGTAGGCAAATATTCATCTTTATACTGCAGTTCATACAGCTTGCGATAGATTCCGCCCTCTTTTTGAAGGAGCTCTTGGTGGGTACCCCGTTCACGAATTTCGCCTTTATGCATTACCAAAATCTTATCGGCTTCGTGAATGGTTGAAAGACGATGAGCAATCACAATAGAGGTTCTATTCTCCATAAGTTGATCACACACCTTATTGACAATCTCCTCGGTCTCCGAATCCACATTCGATGTGGCCTCATCCAATACCAAAATATTAGGATCATAGACCATCGCCCTGATAAAGCAGATAAGCTGTTGCTGCCCCATTGATAATGAGGAACCGCGCTCGTTCAGCATAAAGTCGTACCCCCCGGGCAACTTCTCAATAAAGCGATCTGCCTCTATACTGCGAGCAGTCTCAATAACACGCTCTTCGGAAATATTTGGATTACCTAATGTGATGTTTTCCAAAATCGTGCCGGAAAACAACGCATTGTCCTGCAGGACCAATGCAAAATTTGACCTTAATTCTTCAATTGTTAAATCCCGGATATCTACGCCGTCTAAAAGAATTTCCCCATCATTGATATCATAAAAGCGCATAAGTAAATTAATAATGGTAGATTTGCCGGCGCCGGTAGCTCCCACAATAGCGACGGTTTCCCCTGCATTGGCTTCAAAGGACACATTTTTCAATACGGTTTCTTCATCATTATTGTAGCTAAACCATACATCTTTAAAGGTAATACTCCCTTCCGGGTTATCAATGTGTATAGGGTCTTTTGGATCAGTAACTTTATTCTCAGTATCCAAGACATTAAAGATACGCTCGGAAGATGCCAGAGCTGACTGAAGGGTATTGAATTTTTCCGATAGCCCGCGAATCGGTCGAAAGAAATCACGAACGTATTGAACAAAAGCCAGTAGAATACCGAACGTTACCTGATCCATCAGGGCTCGTCCGCCTCCATACCAAATTACGAGTGCCATTGCCAGGCTCGCGATAATTTCAACGGCGGGCCAAAATATGGCAAAATAGAAAATGGTATCAATATAGGCTCCTTTATAACTGCTGTTTATAGACTCAAATTTGCTGCGCTCCCGTTCTTCCTTATTAAAAAGCTGTACAATGGACATTCCATTAATGTGCTCCTGCACAAAGGAGTTCAGGCGTGC
This genomic interval carries:
- a CDS encoding RagB/SusD family nutrient uptake outer membrane protein codes for the protein MKNLIVKQFLFLICIAVIVTSCDDQILNKKPLDQISEGDLWNDPALVESYVNDIYQGVGHGFFAVNVSSGVDETIITHGWNDTPIKQSNMTPDELGLFGDGAVAPFDHFHWDDLYSNIRSINVFLENIEESPINQDLKDRLTGEVHFLRAYFYHNLVKLHGGVPIIKKTFNLDDDFLVERDSFEDCINFMVEDLDVAASMLPTVIEGDKAHASRGAALALKSRILTYAASDLYAENPSGNDYTGYTGGDQSQRWERAKAAAEAVMDLGYSLYRENPAPGDSTAQNYADLFLQKDHEEIIFARYFLQNQSYQWFEADMGLFHGPNGWHNWGGDTPTGQMVDAYEMSDGTEFSWQAYQNGDPSYGESPYENRDPRFYASIFYNGSQWRERPSDMTDLDPEGIVETASFEVEGQNELRPGLDTRDGPIEDWNGTYTGYYMRKFLDPNVNHQFFRQEVPWIFIRYAEILLNYAEASIELGDEGDARTALNTIRQRAGMPEITETGQDLLERYRNERRIELAFEDHRYFDVRRWMIAPDVYENGEGVNIIGRLNNDGSYTYEYNVVEIDQRQWNDNAYFVPIPRYEMDRNENLEQNPGYN
- a CDS encoding SusC/RagA family TonB-linked outer membrane protein → MKNAAYRFLKVMVIVLGISMVGSHTQAQTLGSLLLPTESSQENDQLLVEEGMSLNKALEQIERQFNVVFLYRTGVLVDKKVSTTRLLSNNVEKAIDELLKDQKLVFKYLNPKTYGIYEPEEKTREKNQVVQEMINGTVSDAQSGEVLTGVNILVKGTSIGASTDIDGNFELEVPSLQDTLVVSYIGYQSQEVPINGRQQLDIQLTPGAIAGEEMIVVGYQTQTKATSTGSISTVQGEDIAKAPVINAENNLVGRLPGVVAINNTGQPGESGSTLQIRGSNTLGDNSPLVVIDGVTNRTGGLSRLNPNDIESITVLKDASAAIYGSQAANGVILVTTKRGREGTPEVSVSYNQGFTQPTRIPEMADAATYARMVNEIDMYRGREERYSQEDIQKYREGTNPWTHPNTDWFNAAFKDLSKQNKMNASVSGGSETINYYLSLGAANENGFFKNSGFKYDQYNFRSNIDGEINDNLSISVNLSGRRELQEAPIRGVGPTFRALMRGKPTLPAYWPNGRPGPDIEYGDNPVVTGTQATGYNRDKRDVLQSNIKVEFDVPFVEGLEFESNVSYDKNYQFNKLWETPWYLYTWDYETYDDNGDPVLTRAKRGLNEPQLTQDAADNYQATLNLIGRYQQDFGDHAFNLLLGVERQTFQNQYFSAYRERYLSSSIDQLFAGSEEQKDNNGSAFEGARQNYFGRINYNYNEKYLVEFVGRYDGSFIFPEGKRYGFFPGISIGWRLSEESFWQENVSFLEGFKVRASWGQTGNDRIEPFQYLTTYGFGNGYIFEQTNLVKSLQQERIPNSNVTWEVANQFDVGFDAEMLDSRLMIEADYFYYLRSDILWWRNASIPTTAGFSLPRENIGEVVNSGFDGRITYSDQFGDLSFDIGGNAGYAYNKIQYWDESPGVPDYQRSTGSPMNTGLYYRADGVYNDQQEIDANPSWPGARPGDIKFVDVNGDGEINGLDRVRIDKNEMPRFTAGLTLDAAYKNFDFSTLLQGATGAVRYVFTESGEIGNFMQSYADKRWTPENSDTEHPRTYNRTDEYWTSNQNTYFLRSADYLRLKSVEIGYNLPASLGEQVGVQNMRIYVSGYNLLTLDKLNVFDPEASSSSGQYYPQKRVFNAGISLTF
- a CDS encoding FecR family protein gives rise to the protein MQNNNYTVQELIQNQSFRRMVNGTASENEISRWNNWIEDREENRAKAKKAMAEIAGFEFKDPDQPDMKKEWRRLYDTTMGKADANITYLPNRNSNSLWIYRIAAVLIIGAMVGVGLYIYPESNAPSTQVQQITEEHTISTGAGEHKTITFSNGSAITLNSNSSVTYTLGLLHNQTIEVVLEGEAYFDAEGGNEESEPIFSVRTPDGIVRDIGTEFLVTIRNGHSSVVLQEGKVEVDNESRGKEEVKKGEMLTFTKSEVLDRQFVNPTFYTSWATGTMKFNETSIEELAKFIELRFAVEVELVDNDLSDITLDGAIYFKSLEGLVRSVSEVTKIPVYQSEDRDKIYFGKDSCNVNKN
- a CDS encoding RNA polymerase sigma factor encodes the protein MDNSKGNREVWEQFIRGEESCFKALFDRYYKPMYGYGIKLCDRPELVKDCIQELFRNIWERRDALTHIESPRVYLFVSLRRKILKKIKAHRKTDSDLEEVDEADFIQFDKEELIIRDEVKFQQKKKLRLALNQLSDRQREVIYLHYYNGMSYGEIEQILSINRQSVRNHIYRAMETLRSLLDTEIMKLVISLLLSFLWFV
- a CDS encoding response regulator, whose amino-acid sequence is MAQGKPATETKNVLIVEDDNIQQIVLERMVNQIGHTVIGSSSAGSKAIESALRIGAVDIILMDINLADDIDGIEAAREISKHREVKLIYITGTEDPEKFKRAQETNYVDYLLKPIKEEELQEAFFKAFPSKKVDN
- a CDS encoding DUF5343 domain-containing protein produces the protein MKVSEAFLVNTKNFDKIIEALVNYEDREFVIDSSLLEMLGYSDPNDLLVVRLLKDLSIIDQDGEAGKYFDEFRDPETTKKALTRGVLDAYAPLFEKDPQIYKADIGDLKKAFNEVFNGKKTDLIVKYISGTFQKITNYCGAGTIEAVMDEREEAFETENESEAELAVANHSSNGMYHAGQNSSIDMDKNTEHDSDSGSANPYTSNNTDKPSRNNDIGTDRTSDFEDSSSYDDSEDQSEADFDPFETVDDEGEDFQEKEKKKQTQAVDNDPVELNTSLSEIDVKKTDDGPINTANDSDQENLVQQALIRKSELLHKLQRWDELIPTLNKIIQRFDNTEHSYLEDVVSQSIVRRAFVLVKLNRNDEALPALDNVINRFKNASDQQFYNHASVAMLHKAELLEHEENYSDLLPLYDSIIRRLSDNENEQIKGKVDRIFNKRYELVLDQGTQDEILQASEQLIDRFKNNTEYRNQLQKAMIKKAEILEETNRDEEALEAYDEFLAMFE